The genomic stretch AAACAATCCCGGTTGGGGTGTGGCCAGATGCGTGGTCATCTAAAGGGGTGATGGAGTTAGTTGCTGCTTCATTTCGTTTGGGATTAATCTTATCCATGCCCGTACTACTCGTGTATATGATGTTTAATTTGACGCAGGCCTTTTTGGGTAGAACCAGTCCACAGATGAATTTATTTTCGGTTGGTTTTGCTGTCAGCATTCCTTTAGCATTCCTAGTTATATTTATGATTCTTCCTGATTTAAAAATTGTTTTGGAGCGCTCTCTTGAAAACCCACTGCAACTTATTCGCCAAGGCGTGGAGACACCCAATGCAAGATAAATATTTAATCCAGTTTTTCTTGACGCTGTCACTATTACTTCTTGGCTCTACTAGTTTTGCTCAGCCATGGCCTGAGGGTCCAAGCTCACCAGAGGGTGACACCAGTCAAGTTATGTCTGCTGAAGATAGGGTGACTATTTCTCAGAACTCCTTAGACCAAGCTCCTGTTGGTCCGGATGATTGTGAGTCAAAGTTTCCTTTTCCTTCCTCAGCCAAACGCGATCCTTATGCCGAAAATGGTCCAGAGGTCTGCAAGAAATTGCAGATTCGTGGACAAAGAATGCAATGTGAGGTGGATTCGCTTTTATTGGAAAAACCGACCAGCTCAACTACTGGCTCGAAAATTGAAATGGCTGCTTGGGCTCGTTGTAACATCAAGGTAGCATCGCTGTTAATTGAGGGTTATTACTTGCCGGCTAGTGAAATTGAGCGTCGCCTGCAAATCTGTAGCGCCAATTTTTATGCTGACCCAGGTAAGATGCCTAAATTAGGTTGGTATCAACGTTTTCTCAGGTGGGCTACAAGTAATGATCTAACCCCGCCTCCAACTGATGCTGCGATTGAAGTGGCATTAAAACAATCCACACCGCTAGAGAATCATCAAGATGCTGCCGGTCTCATGAAATGTGAGTGGATGTTCTCGCGGAGCAGATCTCCTGCAATTGACGTTTTACCAGGCGGAAGTCTTGCGGATGGTGATGGTGCCCCTCCTGTGGCGCCTAGCAAGAAGCCAGTGACCAAGCGCCCCGCTAAGAGCGCTACAAAGCCATGATTTATAAAGCAATATAAACACGAAGCCGAAAATATCCGTTAGAAAATCTATGAATAAAAAAATCAAACTATCTATTTCATTGTTTGCACTTGCGTTGTCATATGCAATCAGTTCAAGTGCCATTGCTAGTGATGCACCGGCTCCTGCCGCAAGTGCTGATAAGCCTAAAGCTTCAACCACGGCCACAGCAGCTTCATCATCTAGTGATGACGATATGAGCAAGGCGCTCTTAAATAAGATTAATAAGGGTTCTGGCGATATTGTTATACGAACTGGCGATCTTCCAGCTAGCAATACCACTGCGCAATCTAAGCCTGAAAGTAAGCCAAAGGCAACTAAGGCAGCGGCTAAGGCGGTTGAAAAGGATCATCACGACGTGCATTGGTCCTATGTTGATGGTCCTGGCGGCCCAGAAAACTGGGGTAATTTAAGTAAAGACAATTTAGCTTGCTTAAAAGGTAAGACTCAATCACCTATCAATATCAATGTTGATAGAGCGGTGAAAGCAGAGCTCACACCTTTAGAGTTTCTTTATAGACCTTCTCAACTCGCCATCGTCGATAACGGCCATACGATTCAGGTGAATTACGGTGAAGGCAGTAATTTGATTGCTGATGGTCGTCAGTACAGATTAGTTCAATTCCACTTCCATAAGCCCAGTGAAGAGGCGATCAATGGCGAGCGTACTGATATGGTGGCCCATTTAGTCCACCAGCACCATGATGGAAGTTTGGCAGTAGTTGGCGTATTAATGACTACAAAACCACCCGCAGCAAGCAAAAAGTACTGGTGGGGAAGTGACGAGGTTAAGGAAAATGGACTCATTCAGACGCTTTGGAATAATGTCCCACTGATTAAAGGTAAGTCAGAAGCGCCTGGAGTGGTGATCGATGTAAACCAGATTCTGCCGGCTGATAAGAGTTATTTCACCTATATGGGTTCGCTTACAACCCCACCTTGCAGCGAGAATGTACTGTGGTTTGTGATGAAAAACCCAATTTATGTCAGCGAAGAGCAGGTCAAAAACTTTGATCGCATTTATCCAATGAATGCCCGCCCATTGCAGCCAAAGGGTGATCGTTTAGTAAAAGAAACCAAAGCTAACTAAATCTTGGCCTATTGGCAAAAGCTGCCAATAGGATTGCATGGCATTGTAATAAAGCGGCAATTTTTGCCGATATTAAGAAAACCCCATATTTTGGGGTTTTCTTAATTCTAGGGCTCACTTCGTCAACGAAGTCAGCGATAAGGTGCTTAGCTTAAAAAGTTAGCGCTTACTAATTTAAATCTCCATATAAAACTGGCACGGTCCTTGCATATTCATATGTGAGGATTTTCCCCTCAGGATTTGTATTCCCTTAACGGGTGGAGAGTAAATGAACGCTGTACCGCAATACGACCCTTTAACTTTCGGCGAAAACGCACTAAAACTGCGTACGTATCGCCAGCAAGTGCTTGGGAACAATTTGGCAAACTCCGATACTCCTGGCTACAAAGCTAGAGATATCCGCTTTGCTGACGTATTGAAGGCGCAGCTAGATGGCAAAACATCCTCTAGTGCTATTGGAATGGCAACAACGCATTCAGCCCACATTCCTGGCAAGGTGCCCCAAGAAGATCCTCGCTTGCTCTACCGCATCCCAAATCAGCCTTCGATGGATGGCAATACGGTTGATGCTGACGTTGAGCTCACTGAATTTACTAAGAACTCAGTATTTACTGAGTCAGCACTCAATATGTTGGGTAGCACAATTCGTGGTCGTATGTCTGCAATTACAGGTCAACCTTCATGAGTTTATTAGGCGCATTTAATATCGGCTCGACTGGCCTCACAGCTCAAGCAATGCGCTTGAATGTGACTGCATCCAATATTGCCAATGCTGAAAGTGTCTCTGGACCGGATGGTCGCCCATACCGAGCAAGACAAGTGGAATTTACAGCGATCACTAAGCCAGGGTCTCCTGGATCTGGAGTTGAGGTTAGCAAAGTGTTGGAGAGCGATGCCCCACTAAGAATGGAGTATCGCCCAGGTCATCCAAAGGCAAATGCTGCTGGCTATGTGGAGATGCCAAACGTCAACCCAGTAGAAGAGATGGTGAATATGATTTCTGCATCACGTTCATATCAAATGAATGTGGAAGCAATGAATGTATCTAGGCAATTGATGTTGAAGACCCTAGATTTAGGTAAGTAATTAATAGAGAGCATGCGTAAAGCGTAAGAGGAAATTATGGCAATCACCAATCCAATGAGTGGCATTCGTACTTATGACCCAACTACAGCGAATAAACCCGCTGAGGCATCAGCTACATCCACAAGCGGCGGGACTGCTGCAGAGCAAACGCAAAATTTCTTAAAACTCTTGATTGCCCAGATTCAGAATCAAGATCCAATGGCTCCAATGGATGCATCCACGATGACTGCGCAAATGTCACAACTCAATATGGTGAGCAGTATGGGCAATATGAATACGTCCATGACCGCCATG from Polynucleobacter sp. AP-Jannik-300A-C4 encodes the following:
- a CDS encoding carbonic anhydrase, which encodes MNKKIKLSISLFALALSYAISSSAIASDAPAPAASADKPKASTTATAASSSSDDDMSKALLNKINKGSGDIVIRTGDLPASNTTAQSKPESKPKATKAAAKAVEKDHHDVHWSYVDGPGGPENWGNLSKDNLACLKGKTQSPININVDRAVKAELTPLEFLYRPSQLAIVDNGHTIQVNYGEGSNLIADGRQYRLVQFHFHKPSEEAINGERTDMVAHLVHQHHDGSLAVVGVLMTTKPPAASKKYWWGSDEVKENGLIQTLWNNVPLIKGKSEAPGVVIDVNQILPADKSYFTYMGSLTTPPCSENVLWFVMKNPIYVSEEQVKNFDRIYPMNARPLQPKGDRLVKETKAN
- the flgB gene encoding flagellar basal body rod protein FlgB — translated: MNAVPQYDPLTFGENALKLRTYRQQVLGNNLANSDTPGYKARDIRFADVLKAQLDGKTSSSAIGMATTHSAHIPGKVPQEDPRLLYRIPNQPSMDGNTVDADVELTEFTKNSVFTESALNMLGSTIRGRMSAITGQPS
- the flgC gene encoding flagellar basal body rod protein FlgC, producing MSLLGAFNIGSTGLTAQAMRLNVTASNIANAESVSGPDGRPYRARQVEFTAITKPGSPGSGVEVSKVLESDAPLRMEYRPGHPKANAAGYVEMPNVNPVEEMVNMISASRSYQMNVEAMNVSRQLMLKTLDLGK